From Leptodactylus fuscus isolate aLepFus1 chromosome 11, aLepFus1.hap2, whole genome shotgun sequence, one genomic window encodes:
- the FKBPL gene encoding FK506-binding protein-like has product MESPPTSTNLRSWQCPDGSFTKTILEPGSGVDKPKECAKCTIFVEPLGDPTTQSCSPIDAGYPTGSWVQIELGEGDTSRDRLVDQCLETMLPGEVCRVDSVLGFQLVLRLASFEDGKEPWELDVNEKIKWAARDREKGGKAFRGGNVEGAERRYARALRLLVCTPGEAEEEKIALLSNLAACDLKKGRLREAEVRCTRVLDKEPDHLKALYRRGMARAGMSDWMGARADLEKLLKLDPSNKEARREIAKVREKQKNEQAQISKALGKMFL; this is encoded by the coding sequence ATGGAAAGTCCTCCGACTTCAACGAACCTTAGATCTTGGCAGTGCCCAGATGGAAGTTTCACGAAGACCATTCTAGAGCCAGGATCAGGAGTGGACAAACCCAAAGAATGTGCCAAGTGTACCATATTTGTGGAACCTCTCGGTGACCCTACGACTCAGTCATGTTCTCCCATAGACGCCGGGTATCCTACAGGTAGCTGGGTACAGATAGAATTGGGGGAAGGTGATACCAGTCGCGACCGTCTTGTTGACCAATGCCTTGAAACCATGCTTCCTGGAGAAGTCTGCAGAGTGGACAGTGTTTTGGGTTTCCAGCTTGTCTTACGATTAGCAAGTTTTGAAGATGGAAAGGAGCCGTGGGAATTGGATGTAAACGAGAAGATCAAGTGGGCAGCCAGAGATCGGGAGAAGGGTGGAAAGGCATTTCGAGGTGGGAACGTCGAAGGAGCAGAAAGACGATACGCCAGGGCGCTGAGGCTTTTAGTCTGTACACCCGGAGAGGCAGAAGAGGAAAAAATAGCTCTGCTTTCTAACTTGGCAGCTTGCGACCTCAAAAAGGGCAGGTTACGTGAGGCTGAGGTGCGGTGCACCCGAGTTCTCGACAAGGAACCCGACCACCTGAAAGCTTTGTATAGGAGGGGTATGGCCAGAGCGGGCATGTCAGACTGGATGGGTGCAAGGGCAGATTTAGAAAAACTGTTGAAACTGGACCCCAGTAAcaaagaggcaagaagagaaaTCGCCAAAGTCAGGGAAAAGCAGAAGAATGAGCAGGCTCAGATCAGTAAAGCTTTAGGGAAAATGTTCCTTTAA